The following are encoded in a window of Balaenoptera ricei isolate mBalRic1 chromosome 1, mBalRic1.hap2, whole genome shotgun sequence genomic DNA:
- the ZMYM1 gene encoding zinc finger MYM-type protein 1 isoform X2, whose product MTTGIQLSLASSGMNKMLPSVSTTAIQVSCSGCKKILQKGQTAYQRKGSTQLFCSTPCITEYISSLNSPALPKRTCSNCSKDILNLKDVISIQLEDTTTSKTFCSQSCLSSYEEKRKPFDTICTNSIPAKCSMCQKTTVIQYEVKYQNMKRSLCSNACFSKFHSANNLIMNCCENCGAYCSTSSSLFHILHMEAQSHYFNSSKSITAHKQKPAKTLTSVLCKSLKPSDEMIETTNDSGKTELFCSVHCFSAYSKAKMESSTVNVSMVHDASTDLLSPKKDTTPVISNIVSLADTHEALPVMNSDELQGTVSSVTANVVEDISKTSPSESSNGVANSNVEQPSLSPSSSVLSQHTTGSSIEVQKDHVSNQDATNSMKSMKISDGLRHPKFTSKVQKVKGKSRSIKKSWCSNFQQLENSIKKDVIFCYSCQLFCQKKFSYGGESFAAQGISNWKKTLEKFRRHEKSEMHSKSLQFWREYQFCDEAVNDSLSNHSKQIEGNKKYLKLIIENILFLGKQCLLLRGNDQSVSSVNKGNFLELLEIRAKDKGEEIFRLTNSQVDFYNSTQIQNDIIEIIKTEMLQDIVNEINVSSAFSIICEETTDSATKGQFSICVRYPQKTSKAILIKERFLGFIDVEEMTGTNLHRSIKTYLQQIGVDLDKIRGQAYDSTSNWRGNFNKIAAEFKKEEPRALYLHCYAHFLDLAVIRFCKEVKELRSALNTLSSLFSTIHGEMCVNFQNIYKLSQNKTCKKHTSQSCWTVHDRTLLSVIEGLPEVIETLEVLSSHSSNTSLADELSDLLALVSKFEFIFCLKFLYRVLSVTGILSKELQSETIDIFSLSSKIEAILECLSSERNDIYFKTIWDGAEEVCQKITCKGFEVERPSFQKRRKIQKTIDPSNSDSMFFPTSTEEQYKINIYYQGLDTILQNLKLCFSEFDYCKMKQISELLLKWNEPLNEATAKDVQEFYKLDADIIPELRFYRQYAKLNFVLDYDCISFSNLGHLFIQHGLHNNIPCISMLLYIALSWPVTSASVENSFSTLSRLKTYLCHTRGQEKLSGLALMAVEQELVNKLMEPERLSGTVEKFILQVKEI is encoded by the exons ATGACTACAGGCATTCAGCTTTCTCTGGCATCATCTGGCATGAATAAGATGCTTCCCTCAGTTTCAACCACAGCTATTCAGGTTTCCTGTTCTGGCTgtaaaaaaattcttcaaaaggGGCAAACTGCTTATCAGAGGAAAGGGTCTACTCAGCTTTTCTGCTCCACACCGTGCATCACTGAATACATTTCATCTCTCAATTCACCAGCTCTTCCGAAGAGAACTTGTTCAAACTGCTcaaa agacaTTTTAAATCTAAAGGATGTGATCAGTATCCAGCTGGAAGATACTACCACTAGCAAAACTTTTTGCAGCCAATCTTGTCTTTCAtcatatgaagaaaaaagaaaaccatttgaTACCATATGTACTAATAGCATTCCAGCCAAGTGCAGCATGTGTCAGAAGACTACTGTT atTCAGTATGAAGTAAAATACCAGAACATGAAACGTAGTCTTTGCAGTAATGCCTGTTTTTCAAAGTTTCACTCTGCTAACAACCTCATCATGAACTGTTGTGAGAACTGTGGAGCTTACTGTTCCACTAGCTCTAGTCTGTTCCATATACTTCACATGGAAGCACAGTCTCATTACTTTAATAGTTCAAAGAGTATTACAGCACATAAGCAG AAACCAGCCAAAACACTTACATCTGTTCTTTGCAAATCATTGAAACCCTCAGACGAAATGATTGAGACTACCAATGACTCGGGGAAGACAGAGCTTTTCTGCTCTGTTCATTGTTTCTCTGCTTACAGTAAAGCTAAGATGGAATCTTCTACAG taaATGTTTCCATGGTGCATGATGCTTCAACAGATCTCCTTTCTCCGAAGAAAGATACAACTCCAGTTATAAGCAATATAGTGTCATTGGCAGATACTCATGAAGCCCTGCCCGTCATGAACTCTGATgaattacaag GTACAGTTTCTTCAGTAACAGCAAATGTCGTTGAGGAT ATTTCTAAGACTTCACCCAGTGAATCAAGTAATGGTGTTGCTAATAGTAATGTGGAACAGCCAAGCCTTTCACCATCTTCATCAGTACTCAGTCAGCATACAACTGGCTCCAGTATAGAAGTACAAAAAGATCATGTGTCAAACCAAGATGCTACAAACAGTATGAAATCCATGAAAATAAGCGACGGACTACGTCACCCAAAATTTacatccaaagtacaaaaagttaAAGGTAAATCACGAAGTATTAAAAAATCTTGGTGTTCAAATTTTCAGCAATTAGAAAACAGTATTAAAAAGGATGTGATATTCTGTTATTCGTGTCAGTTGTTCTGCCAAAAAAAATTTAGCTATGGAGGAGAGTCATTTGCAGCCCAAGGGATTTCCAATTGGAAAAAAACTCTGGAAAAATTCAGAAGGCATGAAAAAAGTGAAATGCATTCAAAGTCATTGCAGTTTTGGAGGGAATACCAGTTTTGTGATGAAGCCGTTAATGACAGTTTATCTAATCATTCAAAACAGATTGAGGGAAATAAAAAGTACCTAAAGCttataattgaaaatattttatttcttggaaaGCAGTGTTTACTCTTAAGAGGAAATGACCAGTCTgtttcatctgtgaataaaggcaATTTTTTAGAATTGTTAGAAATCCGAGCAaaagataaaggagaagaaatattTCGACTTACGAATTCACAAGTTGACTTCTACAATAGTACACAAATTCAAAATGATATTATTGAAATAATAAAGACTGAAATGTTACAAGATATTGTAAATGAGATCAATGTCTCCTCAGCTTTTTCAATAATATGTGAAGAAACAACTGATAGTGCCACTAAAGGACAATTCTCAATTTGTGTAAGATACCCACAGAAAACATCAAAGGCTATATTAATTAAAGAAAGATTTTTGGGTTTCATAGATGTTGAAGAGATGACTGGGACCAACTTACACAGGAGTATTAAAACTTACCTGCAGCAAATTGGAGTTGATTTGGATAAAATACGAGGCCAGGCCTATGATAGCACCAGTAATTGGAggggaaattttaataaaattgcaGCAGAATTCAAGAAGGAAGAGCCAAGAGCTTTATACCTGCATTGTTATGCACATTTTTTGGATTTAGCAGTGATTAGGTTTTGCAAAGAAGTAAAAGAGCTCCGAAGTGCTCTAAATACTCTCAGTTCTTTGTTCAGCACTATTCATGGGGAAATGTGTgtaaattttcaaaacatttataaGCTAAGTCAAAATAAAACATGCAAGAAACATACATCACAATCATGTTGGACAGTCCATGATCGTACGTTACTATCTGTGATTGAGGGTCTTCCAGAGGTTATTGAAACACTGGAAGTTCTATCAAGCCATTCTTCAAACACAAGTTTAGCTGATGAATTGAGTGATTTGTTGGCATTGGTTTCCAAATTTGAGTTTATCTTTTGTTTGAAATTCCTTTATCGAGTACTAAGTGTTACAGGAATTCTTTCCAAAGAGCTTCAAAGTGAAACCATagacattttttctttgtcttcaaaaaTAGAAGCAATTTTGGAATGTTTATCATCTGaaagaaatgatatttatttCAAAACTATCTGGGATGGAGCAGAGGAAGTATGTCAAAAAATAACCTGTAAAGGTTTTGAAGTTGAAAGGCCTTcatttcagaaaagaagaaaaattcagaaaacaatagATCCTAGCAATTCAGACAGTATGTTTTTTCCTACCTCAACAGAAgaacaatataaaattaatatttattaccaAGGCTTGGATACtatattacaaaatttaaaattgtgtttttcaGAGTTTGATTATTGTAAAATGAAGCAGATTTCAGAACTGTTACTTAAATGGAATGAACCGTTAAATGAAGCAACAGCTAAAGATGTCCAAGAATTTTATAAACTTGATGCAGACATCATCCCAGAACTTAGATTTTATCGGCAATATGCAAAGCTCAACTTTGTCCTAGATTATGATTGCATCAGCTTCAGCAATCTTGGCCATTTGTTTATTCAGCATGGTCTTCACAATAATATTCCTTGCATATCAATGCTATTATATATTGCTTTGTCTTGGCCAGTTACTTCAGCAAGTgttgaaaattcattttctacACTGTCTCGtcttaaaacatatttatgtCATACCAGGGGACAAGAAAAGCTTAGTGGCTTAGCCCTAATGGCTGTTGAGCAGGAATTGGTAAATAAACTGATGGAACCTGAAAGACTCAGTGGAACTGTGGAAAAGTTTATCCTACAGGTGAAAGAAATATAA